Proteins found in one Scomber scombrus chromosome 15, fScoSco1.1, whole genome shotgun sequence genomic segment:
- the btc gene encoding probetacellulin isoform X3, translating to MAKMYRLCVGIVTADTGQWNGHFSKCPEDLMHYCIHGECRYIKAQKAPSCRCQHGYIGSRCEYVDLDWQIGEKRQIIIACVIAGLVFLILLIVFICICSHRRCRLWRRRGRRREEPPNGTEKLSMLDTRATHATITPDLTEPPHTNAV from the exons ATGGCCAAGATGTACAGACTCTGTGTAGGAATAGTAACAG CAGATACAGGGCAGTGGAATGGTCACTTTTCAAAATGTCCAGAGGACCTCATGCATTACTGTATCCACGGGGAGTGTCGTTACATTAAAGCACAAAAAGCACCGTCATGCAG GTGTCAGCATGGTTACATTGGTTCCAGGTGTGAATATGTGGACCTGGACTGGCAGATAGGAGAGAAACGGCAAATCATAATCGCCTGTGTCATCGCGGGGCTTGTGTTCCTCATTCTTCTCATTGTATTCATCTGCATCTGTTCACA TCGTAGGTGCAGACTGTGGCGGCGGAGGGGAAGACGGAGGGAAGAACCACCGAATGGGACAGAGAAGCTCAGTATGTTGGACACCAGAGCTACACACGCAACCATAACGCCAGACTTGACAGAGCCACCACACACTAACGCTGTATGA
- the btc gene encoding probetacellulin isoform X2, with the protein MAKMYRLCVGIVTALALCKYSLAEWNTTEESANRTVSHCHRHGNRDNCTDTGQWNGHFSKCPEDLMHYCIHGECRYIKAQKAPSCRCQHGYIGSRCEYVDLDWQIGEKRQIIIACVIAGLVFLILLIVFICICSHRRCRLWRRRGRRREEPPNGTEKLSMLDTRATHATITPDLTEPPHTNAV; encoded by the exons ATGGCCAAGATGTACAGACTCTGTGTAGGAATAGTAACAG ctctggcCTTATGCAAATATTCCTTGGCAGAGTGGAATACCACCGAAGAGTCTGCCAATCGAACTGTGTCCCACTGTCATCGTCATGGAAACAGAGACAATTGCACAG ATACAGGGCAGTGGAATGGTCACTTTTCAAAATGTCCAGAGGACCTCATGCATTACTGTATCCACGGGGAGTGTCGTTACATTAAAGCACAAAAAGCACCGTCATGCAG GTGTCAGCATGGTTACATTGGTTCCAGGTGTGAATATGTGGACCTGGACTGGCAGATAGGAGAGAAACGGCAAATCATAATCGCCTGTGTCATCGCGGGGCTTGTGTTCCTCATTCTTCTCATTGTATTCATCTGCATCTGTTCACA TCGTAGGTGCAGACTGTGGCGGCGGAGGGGAAGACGGAGGGAAGAACCACCGAATGGGACAGAGAAGCTCAGTATGTTGGACACCAGAGCTACACACGCAACCATAACGCCAGACTTGACAGAGCCACCACACACTAACGCTGTATGA
- the gng10 gene encoding guanine nucleotide-binding protein G(I)/G(S)/G(O) subunit gamma-10: MTSNSNLSNMRRLVEQLKLEASVERIKVSQAAAELQQYCLQNAGKDALLVGVPTGSNPFREPRSCAVV, translated from the exons ATGACCTCTAATTCCAATTTATCCAACATGCGGCGGCTGGTAGAACAACTGAAGCTCGAGGCCAGTGTGGAGAGAATCAAG GTGTCCCAGGCTGCTGCAGAGCTCCAGCAGTACTGTCTGCAGAATGCAGGCAAGGACGCCCTGCTGGTCGGAGTCCCCACAGGCAGCAACCCTTTCAGAGAACCGCGCTCCTGTGCTGTTGTGTGA
- the nxnl2 gene encoding nucleoredoxin-like protein 2: MVEVFSGRTLLNKDGDFVDPEEALRNKVVGIYFSAGWCPPCRDFTPILCDFYTELVEESEPPAQFEIVFVSSDKSTEDMVEYYHDMHGDWLALPWTDEYKNELKQRYKITAVPKLVIVKENGDMITDKGRKQIRDRGLACFRTWLEAAEIFQNFKG, encoded by the exons ATGGTAGAGGTGTTTTCCGGGCGGACTCTCCTGAATAAAGACGGGGATTTTGTCGACCCCGAAGAGGCATTGAGGAACAAAGTGGTGGGGATCTACTTTTCTGCAGGATGGTGTCCGCCTTGTCGAGACTTCACACCCATCCTGTGTGATTTCTACacggagctggtggaggagagTGAGCCTCCAGCTCAGTTTGAGATAGTTTTTGTCTCCTCTGACAAGTCTACTGAGGACATGGTTGAGTATTATCATGATATGCACGGAGACTGGCTGGCTCTGCCCTGGACGGATGAATACAAAAA CGAGTTGAAGCAGCGCTACAAGATCACAGCGGTGCCCAAACTGGTGATAGTGAAAGAGAACGGTGACATGATCACAGACAAGGGCAGGAAACAAATCCGAGACCGAGGCCTGGCCTGCTTCAGGACCTGGCTGGAAGCTGCAGAGATCTTTCAGAActttaagggttaa
- the btc gene encoding probetacellulin isoform X1, whose translation MAKMYRLCVGIVTALALCKYSLAEWNTTEESANRTVSHCHRHGNRDNCTADTGQWNGHFSKCPEDLMHYCIHGECRYIKAQKAPSCRCQHGYIGSRCEYVDLDWQIGEKRQIIIACVIAGLVFLILLIVFICICSHRRCRLWRRRGRRREEPPNGTEKLSMLDTRATHATITPDLTEPPHTNAV comes from the exons ATGGCCAAGATGTACAGACTCTGTGTAGGAATAGTAACAG ctctggcCTTATGCAAATATTCCTTGGCAGAGTGGAATACCACCGAAGAGTCTGCCAATCGAACTGTGTCCCACTGTCATCGTCATGGAAACAGAGACAATTGCACAG CAGATACAGGGCAGTGGAATGGTCACTTTTCAAAATGTCCAGAGGACCTCATGCATTACTGTATCCACGGGGAGTGTCGTTACATTAAAGCACAAAAAGCACCGTCATGCAG GTGTCAGCATGGTTACATTGGTTCCAGGTGTGAATATGTGGACCTGGACTGGCAGATAGGAGAGAAACGGCAAATCATAATCGCCTGTGTCATCGCGGGGCTTGTGTTCCTCATTCTTCTCATTGTATTCATCTGCATCTGTTCACA TCGTAGGTGCAGACTGTGGCGGCGGAGGGGAAGACGGAGGGAAGAACCACCGAATGGGACAGAGAAGCTCAGTATGTTGGACACCAGAGCTACACACGCAACCATAACGCCAGACTTGACAGAGCCACCACACACTAACGCTGTATGA